In a single window of the Daphnia carinata strain CSIRO-1 chromosome 4, CSIRO_AGI_Dcar_HiC_V3, whole genome shotgun sequence genome:
- the LOC130695293 gene encoding gamma-tubulin complex component 2-like, producing the protein MGEFKIHHAVSELIDSLGLTDLVAPEKFVKNLVTSPSQVQISNTREIVQSLAAVSSNPAEIISKYEELRDKNYAELDPFVLILSKMKESKTMTRSVRAGLPKESAKNYCTSTDSNQGSGPSTSTPIVVGGVKLKELKSRLQTASEGSVGHQIIELAEKRCTTNEIIQRNPKWFLSRPFLSWDYPVAGLLDSQLLQIAPLGNVPVGDQERILLEELLYVLSGFDGDYIRALPLSSNIDERKFEIDESVDDSLKEMVRRFFPILASYSIIERFYESRSGFDYGMVNDALAAAIGNLVHDYRIFICQLESLLLKTELSFQKAWYLLQPNVTTLHQLHHVTLSLMRAKAQGGQVLSVLHQQTMEAMGNDKQQKLLLSLTRSAAQPYWDILQKWIYQGSVEDPYLEFMVEDHQVVSMDKLSPTAYSDDYWEKRYTLRRDRVPSFLLPLTDQILRTGKYLNVIKQCGMKVKPPKVDDLRYTLDGSGYKEAIEKAYSYASETLLHVLMQDYDLLGRLKSVKYYFFLNAGDFILHFLSLCGAELVKNVDDVMPSRLESLLELALRTSTANADPFKDDLGLELLSYDLTSQMVRILSIQTQEERVDGNHSMDHVRLTGLEAFSFMYRVRWPVSLVFTTKVMACYQMIFRHLFLTKYVENLLGRVWISHKIVRNYAFPTSQWYNNAFALRHRMLHFIQNLLYYITVEVLEPSWQVFVEKIRKVDNVDQVISTHMELLNICMKESMLTDPALLQTATKLIKLCEAFAHFILKMHRHAKEAEMGLSSLANVTSLSEVLLTSPGDVFLQENSDTFDQNVARMELQFTTLLADLLHRIAEMGHESYDSHMLTLLNRLDFNNYYTEKVIQFTMKSNQTDETISG; encoded by the exons ATGGGGGAATTTAAAATCCACCACGCCGTCAGCGAGTTAATTGATTCTTTGGG GCTTACCGATTTGGTTGCACCTGAGAAGTTTGTAAAAAACTTAGTGACATCTCCTTCCCAAGTGCAAATATCAAACACGAGAGAAATTGTCCAGTCTTTAGCTGCTGTAAGCTCAAATCCAGCTGAAATAATCAGCAAATATGAAGAACTTCGAGACAAAAA CTATGCTGAGCTGGATCCATTTGTCTTGATACTCTCCAAGATGAAAGAGTCAAAGACAATGACCCGTTCAGTTAGGGCTGGTTTGCCAAAAGAATCAGCAAAAAACTATTGTACCAGCACCGATAGCAACCAAGGATCTG GGCCATCAACGTCTACTCCAATTGTGGTTGGTGGTGTGAAATTGAAGGAATTGAAAAGTAGATTGCAGACTGCAAGTGAAGGCTCAGTGGGTCATCAAATCATTGAACTAGCAGAAAAGAGATGCACAACCAATGAAATCATACAAAGGAATCCTAAATGGTTTCTCTCCAGACCTTTCCTGTCCTGGGACTATCCTGTTGCTGGGTTATTAGATTCCCAGTTACTTCAAATAGCTCCTCTGGGGAATGTGCCTGTAGGAGATCAAGAAAGAATTCTTCTAGAAGAGCTTTTGTACGTCCTTAGTGGGTTTGATGGCGACTACATACGCGCACTCCCCTTGTCATCAAATATCGACGAGAGAAAATTCGAAATCGATGAAA gTGTTGACGATTCCCTAAAAGAAATGGTTCGGCGATTCTTTCCAATTTTGGCTTCCTATTCTATAATTGAGCGTTTCTACGAAAGTCGTTCAGGATTCGATTACGGAATGGTCAACGATGCTCTAGCAGCGGCTATTGGCAACTTGGTTCATGACTACCGAATATTTATTTGTCAACTGGAAAGCTTGTTGCTCAAAACCGAATTAAGTTTCCAGAAAGCTTGGTATCTGCTCCAGCCTAATGTTACAACATTACATCAATTGCATCATGTCACACTCTCTTTGATGAGAGCTAAAGCTCAAGGTGGTCAAGTTTTGTCTGTGTTGCACCAACAGACAATGGAAGCTATGGGAAACGATAAGCAGCAAAAACTTTTGCTCTCTCTAACTCGTTCTGCTGCCCAGCCATACTGGGACATTTTGCAAAAGTGGATTTATCAAGGTTCAGTTGAAGATCCGTATTTAGAATTCATGGTTGAAGATCATCAAGTAGTGTCGATGGATAAGCTCTCACCAACGGCTTACAGTGACGACTATTGGGAGAAGCGATACACACTACGACGAGATCGAGTACCCTCATTTCTGCTCCCTCTTACCGACCAAATACTTCGTACAGGAAAATATCTCAACGTCATCAAGCAGTGCG GAATGAAAGTTAAACCACCAAAAGTGGATGATTTGCGTTACACGCTTGATGGCTCAGGTTACAAAGAAGCAATTGAAAAAGCTTACAGCTATGCATCTGAAACACTCTTGCACGTGCTTATGCAGGATTATGATCTTCTTGGGCGACTCAA GTCCGTGAAATATTACTTTTTCCTGAACGCGGGAGATTTTATCTTACATTTCCTCTCGCTGTGTGGAGCCGAATTGGTAAAGAACGTTGACGATGTAATGCCGAGCAGATTGGAATCTTTGCTTGAATTGGCACTTCGAACTTCCACAGCTAACGCTGACCCTTTTAAAGACGACCTCGGACTTGAATTACTCTCGTACGACCTTACTTCCCAGATGGTTCGCATTCTGTCTATTCAAACCCAAGAAGAACGAG TGGATGGAAACCACTCAATGGACCATGTACGGTTGACGGGCTTGGAAGCCTTCTCCTTTATGTACCGTGTCCGATGGCCCGTTTCACTTGTATTCACAACCAAAGTCATGGCGTGCTATCAGATGATTTTCCGTCACCTTTTTCTGACCAAATATGTAGAAAATCTCCTGGGGCG GGTTTGGATTTCCCACAAAATCGTGCGCAACTACGCTTTCCCAACTAGCCAGTGGTACAACAATGCCTTCGCTCTTCGACATCGCATGCtgcattttattcaaaatttgcTGTATTACATTACTGTAGAAGTTCTTGAGCcttcctggcaagtttttgttgaaaaaatcAGAAAAGTGGACAACGTAGATCAG GTCATCTCAACTCATATGGAACTTCTGAACATCTGCATGAAAGAGTCTATGTTAACGGATCCTGCCCTTCTGCAAACAGCGACCAAGCTGATTAAACTCTGCGAAGCATTTGCTCATTTTATTCTT AAGATGCATCGCCATGCTAAAGAAGCTGAAATGGGATTGAGCAGCCTTGCAAATGTAACATCTCTGAGCGAAGTGCTTCTAACTTCTCCAGGGGACGTCTTCCTTCAA GAAAACAGTGATACGTTCGACCAAAACGTTGCGCGCATGGAGTTACAATTTACCACACTGCTCGCCGACTTATTACATAGGATTGCTGAAATGGGCCATGAAAGCTATGATTCTCATATGTTAACCTTATTGAACCG GTTGGATTTTAACAACTATTATACAGAGAAAGTGATTCAGTTCACCATGAAATCGAATCAAACGGATGAGACAATTTCTGGATAG
- the LOC130695299 gene encoding acetyl-CoA acetyltransferase, mitochondrial-like isoform X2 → MAFLSSKVVQCSKRFYASSANLNDVVILGAARTPMGGFRGGLKSIPAPRLGSIAIQAAVERAGIAKEEIQEVYMGNVCQGGVGQAPCRQATLFAGLSKTTPTTTINKVCASGMKAIMLATQNLQTGQQNVMVAGGMESLSNVPFFLPRGEVPYGGVKLIDGVSFDGLTDVYNKIHMGNCAENTAQKMSISRQDQDAYALRSYRLSADAYKNNIMQREIVEVRIPQKKGKPDLVVSEDEEYKRVDYERFSKLPTAFLKENGTLTAGNSSVLSDGAAACVLASAKAADRLGSKPLARIVSFSDAATDPIDFPIAPGFAVPIALERAGLRKEDIAQWEINEAFSVVVLANIKMLDIDPERVNIHGGAVSLGHPIGMSGCRIVNHLVYSLKAGEYGVASICNGGGGASTIVIQKL, encoded by the exons ATGGCTTTTTTAAGCTCTAAA GTTGTTCAATGCAGTAAACGATTTTATGCTTCGTCTGCAAATCTGAATGATGTAGTCATTCTTGGAGCAGCTCGAACTCCTATGGGAGGCTTCAGAGGTGGTCTGAAGAGCATACCAGCTCCCAGGTTAGGTTCAATTGCCATTCAGGCTGCTGTTGAAAGAGCTGGCATTGctaaagaagaaattcaagaaGTTTACATGGGAAATGTTTGCCAAGGTGGTGTAGG CCAAGCTCCGTGCAGGCAGGCGACGCTTTTTGCTGGTTTGTCAAAAActacaccaacaacaacaatcaatAAAGTGTGTGCTTCTGGGATGAAAGCAATTATGCTAGCCACTCAAAATCTCCAAACAGGACAGCAAAATGTTATGGTGGCTGGTGGAATGGAATCTCTTTCTAAtgtacctttttttctccctagAGGTGAAGTTCCTTATGGAGGAGTTAAACTCATA GATGGCGTCTCATTTGATGGGCTGACAGATGTTTATAATAAAATCCATATGGGCAACTGTGCTGAAAATACCGCACAAAAAATGTCCATTTCTCGCCAAGATCAGGATGCCTACGCCCTTCGGAGTTATCGTCTGAGTGCCGATGcatacaaaaataatataatgCAGAGGGAAATAGTCGAAGTTCGTATTCCGCAAAAGAAAG GTAAACCGGATTTGGTGGTGTCTGAGGATGAGGAGTACAAGCGCGTCGATTATGAAAGATTCTCTAAGCTACCCACTGCATTTCTC aaaGAAAACGGCACTCTTACTGCTGGTAATTCGTCGGTATTGAGCGATGGCGCAGCAGCATGTGTACTCGCAAGCGCCAAAGCGGCAGACCGCCTGGGATCCAAGCCACTCGCCAGAATTGTTAGCTTTTCTGACGCTGCAACTGACCCTATTGATTTCCCTATTGCCCCTGGTTTCGCAGTACCAATAGCTCTGGAACGCGCTGGG CTCCGAAAAGAAGACATAGCCCAATGGGAGATAAATGAAGCTTTTAGCGTGGTGGTATTGGCCAACATAAAAATGTTGGACATCGACCCCGAAAGAGTTAACATACACGGAGGAGCAGTGAGCTTGGGCCATCCTATTGG TATGTCCGGATGCCGGATCGTGAACCACTTAGTGTACAGTTTGAAGGCTGGGGAATATGGTGTTGCAAGCATATGCAATGGAGGTGGCGGTGCATCTACAATAGTGATCCAGAAATTGTAA
- the LOC130695299 gene encoding acetyl-CoA acetyltransferase, mitochondrial-like isoform X1, giving the protein MAFLSSKVVQCSKRFYASSANLNDVVILGAARTPMGGFRGGLKSIPAPRLGSIAIQAAVERAGIAKEEIQEVYMGNVCQGGVGQAPCRQATLFAGLSKTTPTTTINKVCASGMKAIMLATQNLQTGQQNVMVAGGMESLSNVPFFLPRGEVPYGGVKLIDGVSFDGLTDVYNKIHMGNCAENTAQKMSISRQDQDAYALRSYRLSADAYKNNIMQREIVEVRIPQKKGKPDLVVSEDEEYKRVDYERFSKLPTAFLKENGTLTAGNSSVLSDGAAACVLASAKAADRLGSKPLARIVSFSDAATDPIDFPIAPGFAVPIALERAGLRKEDIAQWEINEAFSVVVLANIKMLDIDPERVNIHGGAVSLGHPIGMSGCRIVNHLVYSLKAGEYGVASICNGGGGASTIVIQKLAASAPGRLPVLTLFTKDECSLCDDAKMVLMKSSLWNRFLFQEVDIRRPENRKWFGMYRYEIPVFHLNGQFLMKHRVDLKVLEEKLNATEL; this is encoded by the exons ATGGCTTTTTTAAGCTCTAAA GTTGTTCAATGCAGTAAACGATTTTATGCTTCGTCTGCAAATCTGAATGATGTAGTCATTCTTGGAGCAGCTCGAACTCCTATGGGAGGCTTCAGAGGTGGTCTGAAGAGCATACCAGCTCCCAGGTTAGGTTCAATTGCCATTCAGGCTGCTGTTGAAAGAGCTGGCATTGctaaagaagaaattcaagaaGTTTACATGGGAAATGTTTGCCAAGGTGGTGTAGG CCAAGCTCCGTGCAGGCAGGCGACGCTTTTTGCTGGTTTGTCAAAAActacaccaacaacaacaatcaatAAAGTGTGTGCTTCTGGGATGAAAGCAATTATGCTAGCCACTCAAAATCTCCAAACAGGACAGCAAAATGTTATGGTGGCTGGTGGAATGGAATCTCTTTCTAAtgtacctttttttctccctagAGGTGAAGTTCCTTATGGAGGAGTTAAACTCATA GATGGCGTCTCATTTGATGGGCTGACAGATGTTTATAATAAAATCCATATGGGCAACTGTGCTGAAAATACCGCACAAAAAATGTCCATTTCTCGCCAAGATCAGGATGCCTACGCCCTTCGGAGTTATCGTCTGAGTGCCGATGcatacaaaaataatataatgCAGAGGGAAATAGTCGAAGTTCGTATTCCGCAAAAGAAAG GTAAACCGGATTTGGTGGTGTCTGAGGATGAGGAGTACAAGCGCGTCGATTATGAAAGATTCTCTAAGCTACCCACTGCATTTCTC aaaGAAAACGGCACTCTTACTGCTGGTAATTCGTCGGTATTGAGCGATGGCGCAGCAGCATGTGTACTCGCAAGCGCCAAAGCGGCAGACCGCCTGGGATCCAAGCCACTCGCCAGAATTGTTAGCTTTTCTGACGCTGCAACTGACCCTATTGATTTCCCTATTGCCCCTGGTTTCGCAGTACCAATAGCTCTGGAACGCGCTGGG CTCCGAAAAGAAGACATAGCCCAATGGGAGATAAATGAAGCTTTTAGCGTGGTGGTATTGGCCAACATAAAAATGTTGGACATCGACCCCGAAAGAGTTAACATACACGGAGGAGCAGTGAGCTTGGGCCATCCTATTGG TATGTCCGGATGCCGGATCGTGAACCACTTAGTGTACAGTTTGAAGGCTGGGGAATATGGTGTTGCAAGCATATGCAATGGAGGTGGCGGTGCATCTACAATAGTGATCCAGAAATT GGCGGCATCTGCGCCTGGACGACTACCGGTGCTTACACTATTCACGAAAGATGAGTGCTCGCTCTGTGATGATGCTAAAATGGTTCTTATGAAATCAAGTTTGTGGAATCGATTCCTTTTTCAAGAAGT